AAGCTACATCGAGCTAAAGTAACAGAAGCAGACTTAAACTATGTAGGTAGTATTACTATAGATCAGGACTTATTAGATGAGACAGATATCCTACCAAACGAAAAGGTCAGCATAGTTAACAATAATAATGGTGCTCGCTTTGAAACTTATGTAATATCAGGACCAAGGGGCAAAAAAGAAATCTGCTTAAATGGAGCTGCCGCTCGCCTTGTACAACCAGGGGACACAGTAATTATTATCTCTTACGGTGTCTATACAAATGAAGAAGCAAAAACCCATATTCCAAAGGTGGCAATCATGAACGAGCAGAATGAAATTGTAGAATTCATTGAGCAAGAGCCACCTTCAACAGTGAAATAATATAATCAAATATCTAAACCACTTATACTCTTTTTAAGTAGAAAACAACTACTTTTAGGGAGTATTTTTATTTTCTGAATGTCGATAGCTGTCTAACTATCTAATTTCCTAAGCAATAAAAGCTTAAATAGCTAATGTTTTTATATGAAACTAGCCTATCGATACATTTATCCTTGTCGCAATTTGACATCTTTTGTCGATTAAGCAGGAATATGGTATTTATTGTCGAATGGTACTATAGGCAACATTTTTTGCTAATTTATTGCTAAAATGAAACGCGAATTTCCCGTTTGTATTGCAAAAATACCGTTTTGTAATAGAAAGTTTGGTTTTGTAATTAAAACGCACCTTTTGTAACTAAATATCCCATTTTGAAAACAAAATTCCATAGTAGAGTTATCTTATCAGGTTCAAATTTGCTA
The sequence above is a segment of the Desulfuribacillus alkaliarsenatis genome. Coding sequences within it:
- the panD gene encoding aspartate 1-decarboxylase → MLRTMMKSKLHRAKVTEADLNYVGSITIDQDLLDETDILPNEKVSIVNNNNGARFETYVISGPRGKKEICLNGAAARLVQPGDTVIIISYGVYTNEEAKTHIPKVAIMNEQNEIVEFIEQEPPSTVK